The sequence below is a genomic window from Polaribacter vadi.
CATTCGTTTTTGCTCTCCAAATTTTAGTTTCTGAAATTAAACTAGCATTAGGATAATTAAGAATTACATAATTAAAAGCTTCTATTGCAGGGATAAAACGTTGTGAGTAATAGCGATTTTTACCAAGCAATAAATAGGCTTCGTCCATTTGGCTATTTCTCTCAATTCCATCAATATTCATTTTATGAAGTTGAATAGCTTTAACAGCTTTTTCTTCGGATTTTTCAAACGGAGTTAATGCTTTATTTGCATTATTATTATTTTTGTTATTTCCACCAAAACCTGCTCCTGGACCATTATTAAATTTGGGCATTACAATTTTATCTTCCTCAAACTCTACAGGTTCAATTGGTAAAATATCGAAATAATCGTCTTTATAACCTTCTTTAATACCATCAATACCTTCGTTAAAGGCTTTTTCACCATTAAATAAAACGTTATATTTTGTAGTTAAGGCGTGATAATTTCTGTTAATGACTGTATCCTTTTTGGTGCTACAAGAATATATAGCTACAAAAAGTATAAAAATGACAACTATTTTTTGAGTGTTTTTCACACAGATAAATCTAAATTAAAAAAATGTTTTTTAAAACTAAAAACTCTTATTTACAACTAATTTCTAACGAAAATAGTATAAATAAGAGTGTAAAAATAGTAATAAATTAAGAATAGCGTGCTTATACCGAAAAATAACTCTCTAGTTCTTTTAAAGTTTCAGTTGATGTTGCTATGTCTTTTACCACATTTCCTTTGTCTAAAACTACAATTCGCTCGCAAACTTCGGTTACGTGTGTTAAATCGTGACTAGAAATTAGGACAGTAACTTCTCTATTTTCAGTTAATTCTTTGATAATTGTTTTTAATCGAATTTGCGTTGTTGGGTCTAGATTTGCAAAAGGTTCATCTAAAATTACCACTTGTGGGTTTCCCATCATTGCAGCAACAATGCCTGATTTTTTCTGATTTCCTTTGCTTAAATCTCTTAAAAACTTCTTTTTACCTGTAATTTCTCCGTTAAAAAACTCATCAAACTTGCTTAGAAAGGTTTTTACATCGGCTTTGTTCATTCCTCTTAAATCGCCAATAAATTCGAAATATTCTTCTGGAGTTAAATAACCAATTAAAAAAGATTCATCAATAAAAGAACCTGTAAAAGATTTCCATGCTTCGCTTTCGTTTACCTGAATATCGTGATTTACAATAGCGCCAGTAGTTGGTCTTATCAAATCTAACAAAATATTAAAATAAGTAGTTTTTCCTGCTCCATTATTACCAACCAAACCAAAACTTTGTCCTGTTGGTATTTCTAAAGATTCTATATGTAATACTTCTGCTTTTCCGTATTTTTTTGAAAGTTGCGTAGTTTGTATCATTATGTGTTTAGTTTTCTTGATTAAATGCGTGAATCATTACATACTTGTTTGTAATGTATTTTTTGGTGATGGCTGCCATTAACTTTTTATGCAATGCAATACCTATAAAGCCTAAAATTGCCAATGTTAAGGCTGCTATTTCAAAACTTACTAACCAATTAATAAGCCCGAAAATTATCATTGGTAAAATCATTAAAGGCAAACCTATAAGCCACTGAACTGCTCCTGTTCCTTGAAAGTTAAAGGCTGCTTTTTCATCTAAATTTATCTTTTTTCTGTTAAAAGTTCCCCCATATAAAATTACATGTGTATTTACACCAATATTATAAATCATGGCTGCAAAATGGACTAATAAAATTTTCCATCCAAAATATACATAAGGAATTCCTAAAAGGAAAAGGGCAACCACACTAATTGTCATAATTGTAAATTTTGATTTTAAATAACGTTCGTATTTAAAATTCTGACTCATTAACATTTTATAATAACTACTGTCCCAAGCAGGAATAAATTGCCCAAAATTAATTAAGAATGTTCCTGTTGAGAAAATTCCCACTAAAACATACATTACTTGCATTTCTGCATACATTGGGTTTGTGTAAAAAATTAAACCATAGCCCAAGCCAAGAGCCAACATCCAAATACCAGATTTTGTTCGCTTATTTCTCCACATTAAACGTAAATCATTTTTAATAAATGGCGCTAAATCTCCTAGTTTTTCTGTAAATGATAAATCTGATGCGTTTACTTCTTTTGTTTTTTCTGATATTAGAGCATCTAAATACACTTCATTTCGCAGTTGTTTATAATTTGTAACATATAAAAGAACCAAAATTATTACGAAAAGAATTACAGTAATTGGGTATTGATACACAAAATCAAAACCATAACCGATAAATGCAGGTAAGTTAAAAATATCGAAATATTGCACTAAATAACCACCTAAAAGCAACGCTACCAAAACTCCTAAAACAACATTATTTTTGTTGATTAAAAAGTTTAAAAAGTTGGCAGATTGTATCAATAAAATCATAGTAAATAACCAACCTAAAACTCCTACTACATTATAGTCTTGCACTATTAAAACAACTGCAAAAGGAATGTAAAAAAACAAACTCATAATATTAAAAAATGAGAACGATGATTTTACTAAAATAAAATGAACAATTTTATTCTTTTTAATTGGTAATGTTAGCAAAGGTTTAATATTCATGACAGGCAATTTCTGCATTAAATATCTGAAGATTAAATCACCAACAATGGCATACATTAAAAATGAATTTACAACTACTAATGGATCTTGATCTGGGAACATTTCTTTAAGTCCATAATATCCTGAAATACCCAGTATTAAAAAAGAAACAATAAACCAAAGCGCAAAAAATATGAGAAGAATATTTAGAAAAATACTTTTCTGCCAATTTGCAGATCTAAAATATTGTTTCCATTCTAGGTTTAAAAAATGTGAAATCATAGGTTTAGTTAATTAGTTTGATTATAAGTAGTTGGTTAATTGTTTTTGTTACAAACTTTTTACCATTTTATATTCTGGGTAGGTTTCTTGCAATAATTCTTCTGCTTTTTCTGGAATTACATAATTAGAAACGTAAAAGAAAATGCATAATAAAGTGATCACGAAAGAAATTATAACAAGCCAGTAAGTTTCTAATCCCGAAAAATTAAAACTTGTTAGGTTGATAAAATTAAATAGATTAACCATAGTTATGCCTGTAAAACCATTTTTTGTAGTACCAATCATGGCTTCTAACAAGAAAATTTTTTCATTTTCTTGTTCCTTCTTTTTGTGCTCTTTTCTTATTTTATAAATGGCAATCATTTCAAAAATGATCAAAATTAAAAGTGTTCCTAAAAAAATATATTCTGAATATTTTATTTGAAGCAGAAAAAAGAAACCCAGAAAAATTAAGGAAGTTGTTATAATTTTTGGCAACGTAAACCATTCTTTTGCAAAACGCAACAAAATTTTCCAATAACGTTTATTCATTTGCTTTTGTTTGGCTTCAATAACATCCATAAAACCAAAAATGCCAAATTTTTTGAA
It includes:
- a CDS encoding ABC transporter ATP-binding protein — encoded protein: MIQTTQLSKKYGKAEVLHIESLEIPTGQSFGLVGNNGAGKTTYFNILLDLIRPTTGAIVNHDIQVNESEAWKSFTGSFIDESFLIGYLTPEEYFEFIGDLRGMNKADVKTFLSKFDEFFNGEITGKKKFLRDLSKGNQKKSGIVAAMMGNPQVVILDEPFANLDPTTQIRLKTIIKELTENREVTVLISSHDLTHVTEVCERIVVLDKGNVVKDIATSTETLKELESYFSV
- a CDS encoding DUF5687 family protein encodes the protein MISHFLNLEWKQYFRSANWQKSIFLNILLIFFALWFIVSFLILGISGYYGLKEMFPDQDPLVVVNSFLMYAIVGDLIFRYLMQKLPVMNIKPLLTLPIKKNKIVHFILVKSSFSFFNIMSLFFYIPFAVVLIVQDYNVVGVLGWLFTMILLIQSANFLNFLINKNNVVLGVLVALLLGGYLVQYFDIFNLPAFIGYGFDFVYQYPITVILFVIILVLLYVTNYKQLRNEVYLDALISEKTKEVNASDLSFTEKLGDLAPFIKNDLRLMWRNKRTKSGIWMLALGLGYGLIFYTNPMYAEMQVMYVLVGIFSTGTFLINFGQFIPAWDSSYYKMLMSQNFKYERYLKSKFTIMTISVVALFLLGIPYVYFGWKILLVHFAAMIYNIGVNTHVILYGGTFNRKKINLDEKAAFNFQGTGAVQWLIGLPLMILPMIIFGLINWLVSFEIAALTLAILGFIGIALHKKLMAAITKKYITNKYVMIHAFNQEN